In Gemmata obscuriglobus, a single genomic region encodes these proteins:
- a CDS encoding inorganic phosphate transporter yields the protein MDFWNAVGEMGGWPLVFLFVALLVAFAFEFINGFHDTANAVTTVIYTRTLSATPAVLYSGVMNFLGALLTVLAGGAAVAFSIVNLLPVDLLIDANSNAALVMVLALLFAGVMWNLGTWYLGLPVSSSHTLIGSILGVGMANSLWKGEGLRGVNWAKAGEVGAGLLLSPLFGFVVAAALLLVMRRTLKEPKLYEPPHDGDRPPRWVRVVLICTCGGVSFAHGSNDGQKGMGLLLLVLIGFMPVHYALNVNDPEKVPQLLHATNEVRAAYAKYEVPLPDALDRDLRYVAGHLDGLGSLNDLRTREEKDENGQPKNVRWEVRQSLFRTNREIKRAGADRGTPAEFRAELERVRKTRIAPTIEFVPVWVVVGTALALGIGTCVGYKRIVVTVAEKIGKTHLTYGQGAAAEAVAAATILAADMVKLPVSTTQVLSSGVAGTMVANGSGVQGGTCRKILLAWALTLPACMLLAGLLFTLGRLLVG from the coding sequence ATGGATTTTTGGAACGCGGTCGGTGAAATGGGCGGCTGGCCGCTGGTTTTCCTGTTCGTCGCTCTGCTGGTGGCGTTCGCGTTCGAGTTCATCAACGGCTTCCACGACACCGCCAACGCCGTCACCACGGTCATTTACACCCGCACGCTCTCGGCCACGCCCGCGGTGCTGTACTCGGGGGTGATGAACTTCCTCGGCGCGCTCCTCACGGTTCTGGCCGGCGGGGCGGCGGTGGCGTTTAGCATCGTGAACCTGCTGCCCGTCGATTTGCTCATCGACGCCAACTCCAACGCCGCCCTCGTGATGGTCCTGGCGCTGCTCTTCGCCGGGGTGATGTGGAACCTCGGAACGTGGTACCTGGGGCTCCCGGTGTCGAGTTCGCACACGCTCATCGGTTCGATCCTCGGGGTCGGGATGGCCAACAGCCTCTGGAAGGGCGAGGGGCTCAGGGGGGTGAATTGGGCCAAGGCCGGCGAGGTCGGGGCGGGGCTGCTCCTGTCGCCGTTATTCGGGTTCGTTGTGGCCGCGGCCCTGCTCCTGGTCATGCGGCGCACGCTGAAAGAGCCGAAGCTGTACGAACCGCCGCACGACGGCGACCGCCCGCCGCGGTGGGTGCGGGTGGTGCTCATTTGCACCTGCGGCGGGGTCAGCTTCGCCCACGGTTCGAACGACGGCCAAAAAGGGATGGGGCTGTTGCTGCTGGTGCTGATCGGGTTCATGCCGGTCCACTACGCGCTTAACGTCAACGACCCTGAGAAGGTGCCGCAACTCCTGCACGCCACAAACGAGGTGCGTGCGGCGTACGCGAAGTACGAGGTGCCGCTGCCGGACGCGCTGGACCGGGACCTCCGGTACGTTGCGGGACACCTCGACGGGCTCGGCAGCCTCAACGACCTGCGGACGCGCGAGGAGAAGGACGAGAACGGCCAGCCGAAGAACGTGCGGTGGGAGGTGCGCCAATCGCTGTTCCGGACGAACCGCGAAATCAAGCGGGCGGGGGCCGACCGCGGCACCCCTGCGGAGTTCCGGGCCGAACTGGAACGGGTGAGGAAGACCCGCATCGCGCCGACGATCGAGTTCGTGCCGGTGTGGGTGGTGGTCGGCACCGCACTGGCGCTCGGGATCGGGACGTGCGTCGGGTACAAGCGGATCGTGGTGACGGTGGCGGAGAAGATCGGCAAAACGCACCTCACCTACGGGCAGGGTGCGGCGGCGGAGGCGGTGGCGGCGGCGACGATTCTGGCCGCGGACATGGTCAAACTCCCTGTGAGCACGACGCAAGTGCTGTCGAGCGGCGTGGCGGGCACGATGGTCGCAAACGGGTCGGGGGTGCAGGGCGGGACGTGTCGGAAAATCTTACTCGCGTGGGCGCTGACGCTGCCCGCGTGCATGTTGCTGGCCGGACTGCTGTTCACCCTCGGCCGGCTCCTGGTCGGCTGA
- a CDS encoding serine/threonine-protein kinase produces MPDDLSATRVSGPNSPHAPDSSATVARFTDPLAARRQMLGEEVPAVPGYEVARELARGGMGRVLAARELTLNRPVAIKVLLPRAGRDGARRFVIEAEITAQLPHPNIPPVYALGRFGDGTPFLVMKLIEGRTLTALLRDRASPADELNRFVQIFEHVCLAVGFAHARGVVHRDLKPANIMVGEFGEVQVMDWGLAKTAGGPDAPTRAQGTGDEPKTLGDRTGSSDAFSSDHSTEVTAAGQVLGTPSYMAPEQARGEPVDPRADVFSLGAVLCEVLTGSRPFAGRHSTEVIGATAAGILDEPLAALGASGAPADLVELARRCLAPWAADRPADGKAVADAVARYRAGVETRLRAAESERAAAEVKATEQRKRRRVQLALLAAVALMLLGAAGTGWWLDHKAAERRIEAERAERERAAADLRQSEKDARAAADNRRALAADLDRCEAALRNDDAATAALALADVTRREGQPGGEEFGARIARCRTDHALLTRLDEVETFAWTPVNGQLPLAADLQTRWATALAQAGIVPNAPPAEAARRVNDSLIRDRVLLTLDLWLGAAGTADLAALLHEADPDPTRDAVRAAVQARDGAGLARLTAAGLGDQPARFVIALAAAVRPGLSPARRRALLAAEWDRAPGSVRVLMELGGTYPMNSKEGAAERARWFQAAVALRPQSVLAWNKLGIALRDGEQYDEALAAAREALRLDPRDLNALNIKAIALRAKGDGPGAVRVYEELMRADPDCPYPEFHNNYGSALATAGDLRGAIVKFRQALEMNPKFAAAHANLGNALLRTRELDAAVQSLRAAVECDPRSAVAHAELGRALQLKRDTTGAIRAYRESLKLNPANPGAASALGHLLWDREDLDGAIGAFRDALRYAPAEPGLHNNLGMLLRQTGDPRGAASAYKEAIRLDPKHLRARYNLGVALRAAKDPAGAVKAYRELLALDPNHSAGHNGLGNALRDLGDLDGAIAEFRAALSINPSNGPAQQNLTDTLKQKDRTAPRPREVKRS; encoded by the coding sequence ATGCCCGACGATCTGTCCGCGACCCGCGTGTCGGGACCGAACTCGCCCCACGCGCCCGATTCCAGTGCGACCGTCGCCCGGTTCACCGATCCGCTCGCGGCGCGGCGGCAAATGCTGGGCGAAGAGGTGCCCGCCGTGCCCGGGTACGAGGTCGCCCGCGAACTCGCCCGCGGCGGCATGGGGCGCGTCCTCGCCGCCCGCGAACTCACGCTCAACCGCCCGGTCGCGATCAAGGTGCTGCTCCCGCGCGCCGGCCGCGACGGCGCCCGGCGGTTCGTCATCGAAGCCGAAATCACGGCCCAGCTCCCGCACCCCAACATTCCGCCGGTTTACGCCCTGGGGCGGTTCGGCGACGGTACGCCGTTCCTCGTAATGAAGCTGATCGAGGGGCGCACCCTCACAGCCCTGCTCCGCGACCGCGCCTCCCCGGCCGACGAGCTGAACCGGTTCGTCCAGATCTTCGAGCACGTGTGCCTGGCCGTCGGGTTCGCGCACGCGCGCGGCGTCGTCCACCGCGACCTGAAGCCCGCGAACATCATGGTGGGCGAGTTCGGCGAAGTGCAGGTCATGGACTGGGGGCTCGCCAAAACCGCCGGGGGGCCGGACGCGCCGACCCGAGCACAGGGAACCGGAGACGAGCCGAAAACGCTCGGCGACCGCACCGGGTCGTCGGACGCGTTCTCGTCCGACCACAGTACCGAAGTGACGGCCGCGGGACAGGTGCTCGGGACGCCCTCGTACATGGCGCCCGAGCAGGCCCGGGGCGAGCCCGTGGACCCGCGGGCCGACGTGTTCAGCCTCGGCGCCGTCCTGTGTGAGGTGCTCACCGGCTCGCGCCCGTTCGCGGGGCGCCACTCGACCGAGGTGATCGGAGCGACCGCCGCGGGCATCCTCGACGAACCGCTCGCCGCGCTCGGCGCGAGCGGCGCGCCCGCGGACCTGGTGGAGTTGGCCCGCCGCTGTCTGGCCCCCTGGGCCGCGGACCGCCCCGCGGACGGCAAGGCGGTCGCGGACGCGGTCGCGCGTTACCGCGCCGGGGTGGAAACCCGGCTCCGGGCCGCCGAGTCGGAGCGCGCCGCGGCCGAGGTGAAAGCGACCGAGCAGCGCAAGCGCCGCCGGGTGCAACTGGCGCTACTCGCGGCGGTGGCGCTCATGCTCCTCGGCGCCGCCGGAACCGGCTGGTGGCTCGATCATAAGGCCGCCGAGCGGCGGATCGAGGCCGAGCGGGCCGAGCGCGAGCGCGCCGCCGCCGACCTGCGCCAGAGCGAGAAGGACGCCCGCGCCGCCGCCGACAACCGCCGCGCCCTGGCCGCCGACCTCGACCGGTGTGAGGCCGCGCTCCGCAACGACGACGCTGCTACCGCCGCGCTCGCGCTCGCGGATGTCACCCGCCGGGAGGGCCAGCCCGGCGGCGAGGAGTTCGGTGCGCGCATCGCCCGGTGCCGCACCGACCACGCGCTGCTCACGCGCCTCGACGAGGTCGAGACCTTCGCCTGGACCCCGGTGAACGGGCAACTGCCCCTGGCCGCCGACCTCCAGACCCGGTGGGCGACGGCGCTCGCGCAAGCGGGAATCGTACCGAACGCCCCGCCGGCCGAGGCCGCGCGCCGCGTGAACGACTCGCTGATCCGCGACCGGGTGCTGCTCACCTTGGACCTGTGGCTCGGGGCCGCCGGCACGGCCGACCTCGCGGCCCTCTTGCACGAGGCGGACCCGGACCCGACCCGCGACGCCGTCCGCGCGGCGGTTCAGGCGCGCGACGGGGCGGGACTGGCCCGGCTCACCGCGGCGGGGCTCGGCGACCAGCCGGCGCGGTTCGTGATCGCGCTGGCCGCGGCGGTGCGCCCGGGGCTGTCCCCCGCCCGGCGGCGGGCGCTGCTGGCGGCGGAGTGGGACCGGGCGCCGGGCAGCGTGCGGGTGCTGATGGAACTCGGGGGCACGTACCCGATGAACTCCAAGGAGGGCGCGGCCGAGCGGGCGCGGTGGTTCCAGGCGGCCGTCGCGCTGCGCCCGCAGAGCGTGCTGGCGTGGAACAAGTTGGGGATCGCGCTGCGCGACGGCGAGCAGTACGACGAAGCGCTGGCCGCGGCCCGCGAGGCGCTCCGCCTCGACCCGCGCGACCTCAACGCGCTGAACATTAAGGCGATCGCGCTGCGGGCGAAGGGCGACGGCCCCGGCGCGGTTCGGGTGTACGAGGAACTCATGCGCGCCGACCCGGACTGCCCGTACCCGGAGTTCCACAACAACTACGGTTCCGCGCTCGCCACCGCCGGCGACCTGCGCGGGGCGATCGTCAAGTTCCGTCAGGCGCTGGAGATGAACCCGAAGTTCGCGGCCGCGCACGCCAACCTCGGGAACGCGCTGCTGCGGACCCGCGAACTGGACGCGGCGGTGCAGAGCTTGCGCGCGGCCGTCGAGTGCGACCCGCGGTCCGCGGTGGCCCACGCCGAACTCGGCCGCGCCCTACAGTTGAAGCGCGACACGACCGGTGCGATCCGCGCGTACCGTGAGTCGCTGAAGCTGAACCCGGCGAACCCGGGCGCCGCTTCGGCGCTGGGGCACTTGCTGTGGGACCGGGAAGACCTGGACGGCGCGATCGGCGCGTTCCGCGACGCCCTTCGTTACGCCCCGGCGGAACCCGGGCTGCACAACAACCTCGGGATGCTGTTGCGCCAGACGGGCGACCCGCGGGGCGCCGCCTCCGCCTACAAGGAAGCGATCCGGCTCGACCCGAAACATCTGCGGGCGCGGTACAACCTGGGCGTCGCTCTGCGGGCCGCGAAGGACCCCGCCGGGGCCGTGAAAGCGTACCGGGAGCTGCTCGCGCTCGACCCGAACCACTCCGCCGGGCACAACGGCCTGGGCAACGCTCTTCGGGATCTGGGCGACCTCGACGGCGCGATCGCCGAGTTCCGCGCGGCCCTGAGCATCAACCCGAGCAACGGCCCCGCACAACAGAACCTCACGGACACGTTGAAACAGAAGGACCGCACCGCTCCGCGGCCGCGCGAGGTGAAGCGCTCGTAA
- a CDS encoding IS5/IS1182 family transposase, which yields MTNYEKLCRKPLLFRMFTGLSAAEFDQLVADLEPVWLARKAKRAAGRPRQRKPGAGRPVKLLFTERLLMVLLYDRVYVPQEFVGFLFGVDKGTVSRGVQELGLCMAGVFRIPERQVRIDPDDLVAVFVDATEQPVNRPSRRQRRSYSGKKKRHTVKHQVVVTRKRKEPGGKQKVRIKAVSKAAKGRVHDKKMYDQSRLRIAPEVPKSGDSGYQGSNLRVPRKKPRNGALSDEEKRSNRRLARERIVAEHGIGKMKIWRIAADRYRNPPRRHTVMMKNVAGLHNRMYG from the coding sequence ATGACGAATTACGAGAAGTTGTGTCGTAAGCCGTTGTTGTTCCGGATGTTCACGGGGTTGTCGGCCGCCGAGTTCGACCAGTTGGTGGCAGATCTCGAACCGGTGTGGCTCGCCCGCAAGGCCAAACGAGCCGCGGGCCGCCCGCGCCAACGCAAGCCCGGGGCCGGGCGCCCGGTGAAGCTGCTGTTCACCGAGCGGCTGCTGATGGTGTTGCTGTACGATCGGGTGTACGTCCCGCAGGAGTTCGTCGGGTTCTTGTTCGGGGTCGATAAGGGAACCGTGTCTCGTGGCGTTCAGGAACTGGGACTGTGCATGGCCGGGGTGTTCCGCATCCCCGAGCGCCAGGTGCGGATCGACCCGGACGATCTGGTCGCGGTGTTCGTGGACGCGACCGAGCAACCGGTCAACCGCCCGAGTCGGAGGCAGCGGCGCAGCTACTCGGGGAAGAAGAAGCGTCACACGGTGAAGCACCAGGTGGTGGTGACGCGCAAGCGAAAGGAGCCGGGGGGCAAGCAGAAGGTGCGGATCAAGGCGGTGTCGAAGGCGGCCAAGGGTCGCGTTCACGACAAGAAGATGTACGACCAGTCGCGGCTGCGAATCGCCCCCGAAGTACCGAAGTCGGGTGACAGCGGGTACCAGGGGAGCAACCTGCGGGTGCCCAGGAAGAAGCCGAGGAACGGTGCGCTGAGCGACGAGGAGAAGCGATCCAATCGGCGCTTGGCACGGGAGCGGATCGTGGCCGAGCACGGGATCGGGAAGATGAAGATCTGGCGGATCGCGGCGGACCGGTACCGCAACCCGCCGCGCCGGCACACGGTCATGATGAAGAATGTGGCCGGGCTCCACAACCGCATGTACGGCTAA
- a CDS encoding transposase, with protein MGTVKGSVFHTDEFAGYNDVQSHGKHVPINHQETFGVGAAHINGIEGFWSSVKRLYRHVHGVEPGNLPLYLAEYGFRHNHRGEHLRTFLYNRLVAQ; from the coding sequence GTGGGAACGGTCAAGGGGAGCGTGTTCCACACGGACGAGTTCGCCGGCTACAACGATGTCCAGAGCCACGGCAAGCACGTCCCGATCAACCACCAGGAGACGTTCGGGGTGGGGGCCGCGCATATCAACGGGATCGAGGGCTTCTGGAGCTCCGTGAAGCGGCTGTACCGGCACGTCCACGGGGTCGAGCCGGGGAACTTGCCGCTGTACCTGGCCGAGTATGGATTCCGGCACAACCACCGCGGCGAACACCTGAGGACCTTCCTGTATAACAGACTCGTTGCGCAATAG
- a CDS encoding patatin family protein: protein MVRTFTRPGPALALALALLAVALGCSSPSTVGDRLAPFRKHGVRAERTREELKASVGWLDVAAQEAGRSTISTAELLAFAEKSRAAARPAVPSPKRNILVVTGGGSYGAYPAGVLVGWTATGTRPEFDVVTGISTGALLGAFAFLGPGEDAELQRCYTTLRDRDIYKRNRIIPSLLSESLADSGPLAQVIERTANDERIARFAAEHAKGRRYYVGTTDLDARRAVVWDMGAIAARNTPESRELFRKVLLASAAIPGFFPPVRIPMTVDGRRYVERHIDGGTTSSMFFAPPYAPPGHEPPPGWLHGSNLYILVAGKLYPDPSPVKPRTFAIASNAVSTVIYDQTRSDLHKLFLLTAMTGMTYNVSVIPPEINSPLESTKFDPKEMSRLFCAGAQWAQSAQSAQSGPNWRITPPGYEPGEGAKYRSGTALTDTGRNAGTGILGPPVSPIPSAPMIPMAPVVPEK, encoded by the coding sequence CCGGCTCGCGCCGTTCCGGAAGCACGGCGTGCGCGCCGAGCGCACCAGAGAGGAACTGAAGGCGTCCGTCGGGTGGCTGGACGTCGCGGCCCAGGAGGCCGGGCGCAGCACGATCAGCACCGCGGAGCTGCTCGCGTTCGCCGAAAAGTCGCGCGCCGCGGCGCGGCCGGCGGTCCCGTCCCCGAAGCGGAACATTCTCGTCGTCACCGGGGGCGGCTCCTACGGCGCATACCCGGCCGGCGTGCTCGTCGGCTGGACCGCGACCGGCACCCGCCCCGAGTTCGATGTGGTGACCGGGATCAGCACCGGCGCGCTGCTCGGCGCGTTCGCGTTCCTGGGGCCGGGCGAGGACGCCGAGTTGCAGCGGTGCTACACTACGCTCCGCGACCGGGACATCTACAAGCGGAACCGGATCATCCCGTCGCTGCTGTCCGAGTCGCTGGCGGACAGCGGCCCGCTGGCGCAGGTCATCGAGCGAACGGCGAACGACGAGCGGATCGCCCGGTTCGCGGCGGAGCACGCGAAGGGGCGGCGGTACTACGTCGGCACCACGGACCTGGACGCGCGCCGGGCGGTCGTGTGGGACATGGGGGCGATCGCGGCGCGCAACACGCCGGAGAGCCGCGAGCTGTTCCGCAAGGTGCTCCTCGCCTCGGCCGCGATCCCGGGGTTCTTCCCGCCGGTGCGCATCCCGATGACCGTGGACGGCCGGCGGTACGTGGAGCGGCACATCGACGGCGGCACCACGTCGTCGATGTTCTTCGCCCCGCCGTACGCGCCGCCCGGGCACGAGCCGCCGCCGGGCTGGCTGCACGGCTCGAACCTGTACATCCTGGTGGCGGGCAAGCTGTACCCGGACCCGTCCCCGGTGAAGCCGCGCACGTTCGCGATCGCGAGCAACGCGGTGTCGACGGTCATCTACGACCAGACCCGCAGTGACCTGCACAAGCTGTTCCTGCTCACCGCGATGACCGGGATGACGTACAACGTGTCCGTGATACCGCCCGAGATCAACTCGCCGCTCGAGAGCACCAAGTTCGACCCGAAAGAGATGTCGCGGCTGTTCTGTGCGGGCGCGCAGTGGGCGCAGTCGGCGCAGTCGGCGCAGTCGGGACCGAACTGGCGGATCACGCCCCCCGGGTACGAGCCCGGCGAGGGCGCGAAGTACCGCTCCGGAACGGCCCTTACCGACACCGGTCGTAATGCCGGAACCGGCATCCTCGGCCCGCCGGTGAGCCCCATCCCGAGCGCGCCAATGATCCCCATGGCGCCGGTCGTGCCGGAGAAATAA